The sequence below is a genomic window from Lolium perenne isolate Kyuss_39 chromosome 7, Kyuss_2.0, whole genome shotgun sequence.
CTCACCTATAAACCTCCCACCACGACTCCCCTCTCTCTCATCCCATCCGCGCCGCCGCAATCCACCTCCACATCTACATCCAGAGCCACCAAGAGATCGCCGGATCCACAGGCCGGTCAACGAAGAAGAGAGGGAGAGTTCGGCCGGATCCCACCATGGTGGTCGCGCTCGGCCCCGGCCGGTTCTACGGCAGCGGCCTCCCTCGTCCACGCATCTTCCCCGGCGACCGCGTCGACCCGCCGGCGCCCGTCACCGACGCGCTCCTCTGCTGGGCGAGGGAGGCGCACTGGTCCATGGGCGGCCTCGGCGCCAAGCGCCTCCGCCTGCAGGGCCGCATCGAGGGCAACCTCGTCAAGCTCCGCCGCACCGCGCGCCGCGACGCCAAGGCCCGCGCCGCCGGGGAGAAGCCCGCCTCCCTCGACGCGCTCGGGtcagatgatgacgaggagtcggACAGGGAGGAGGTCCAGGCCCAGGAGCGGGCCCTCCGGCGGGaggtcgtcgacgacgaggaggacgacggctCCGGCGACTCGGAGGACGAGGAGTTGGTGGCG
It includes:
- the LOC127311551 gene encoding LOW QUALITY PROTEIN: uncharacterized protein (The sequence of the model RefSeq protein was modified relative to this genomic sequence to represent the inferred CDS: substituted 1 base at 1 genomic stop codon) translates to MVVALGPGRFYGSGLPRPRIFPGDRVDPPAPVTDALLCWAREAHWSMGGLGAKRLRLQGRIEGNLVKLRRTARRDAKARAAGEKPASLDALGSDDDEESDREEVQAQERALRREVVDDEEDDGSGDSEDEELVALVTIAAAAKRKRARKLFDEFDRIAPQKKKQKVAAATPAKAVXPKKSAAAAAPAAAAPVKASLKRKVADAKTSPKRKAVEAPTARRTSPRSKH